One stretch of Tenacibaculum sp. MAR_2010_89 DNA includes these proteins:
- a CDS encoding DEAD/DEAH box helicase: MQFSDFPIHTTILKALTESKYHTATPVQQEVIPLVIDKKDVVVTAQTGTGKTAAFALPIIQGLLEEQDAEKGGKKIKALIITPTRELTIQIHESFNIYSKYTNLRSTAVYGGMPTAPQKDVLNKGVDILIATPGRLIDLHKQSAIDLRLLKTLVLDEADLMLDMGFIDDVKRIEELCPRKKQTLLFSATMPEKITELANSMLYKSKKVIIAPSGSTSKNIGQLLYYVPKKNKTDLCLHLLRNTINGKIIIFRRTKIGVDKLEQTLVKNNYKVTSLHGDKTQALRNKAIEGFKEKKATILIATDVAARGIDISKVDAVINFDLPNIPETYVHRIGRTGRAGKSGIAFSLCSADETSYIKAIQEVLKRSITVIEDHPFPLVKPKHIKQPNTISKNKKGRKSTNSKKNKKRWY; encoded by the coding sequence ATGCAATTTTCAGATTTCCCTATACATACAACCATACTAAAAGCTCTTACTGAAAGTAAATACCACACAGCTACTCCTGTTCAGCAAGAAGTTATTCCTTTAGTTATAGATAAAAAAGACGTTGTTGTAACGGCACAAACTGGAACTGGAAAAACTGCAGCGTTTGCTTTACCTATTATTCAAGGGCTGCTTGAAGAACAAGATGCAGAAAAAGGCGGTAAAAAAATTAAAGCATTAATTATTACTCCTACTCGTGAATTAACAATACAAATTCATGAAAGTTTTAACATATATTCAAAATATACAAATTTAAGAAGTACAGCTGTATATGGAGGAATGCCTACCGCTCCTCAAAAAGATGTATTAAATAAAGGTGTTGATATTTTAATAGCTACTCCTGGAAGATTAATTGACTTACATAAACAGAGTGCTATTGATTTACGTTTATTAAAAACTCTTGTCTTAGATGAAGCTGATTTAATGCTTGATATGGGCTTCATAGATGATGTTAAACGAATAGAAGAGTTATGCCCTCGCAAGAAACAAACATTACTATTTTCTGCAACCATGCCAGAAAAAATAACAGAGTTAGCAAACTCAATGTTATACAAATCAAAAAAAGTAATAATTGCTCCTTCAGGAAGTACTTCAAAAAACATAGGGCAATTATTATATTATGTTCCTAAAAAAAATAAAACCGATTTATGCTTACATTTATTACGTAATACAATTAACGGTAAGATTATCATTTTTAGACGTACCAAAATTGGTGTTGATAAATTAGAGCAAACACTTGTAAAAAACAACTATAAAGTAACCAGTTTACATGGTGACAAAACCCAAGCATTGCGAAATAAAGCTATTGAAGGTTTCAAAGAAAAAAAAGCTACAATTTTAATTGCAACAGATGTTGCTGCTCGTGGTATTGATATTAGCAAGGTAGATGCTGTTATTAATTTTGATTTACCTAACATTCCAGAAACCTATGTTCATAGAATAGGTAGAACTGGTAGAGCTGGTAAATCAGGTATTGCTTTTTCATTATGTAGTGCTGATGAAACTTCATACATAAAAGCAATTCAGGAAGTTTTAAAAAGGTCTATAACTGTTATAGAGGATCATCCTTTTCCTTTAGTAAAACCCAAACATATTAAACAACCAAATACAATTAGTAAAAATAAAAAAGGACGAAAATCTACAAACTCTAAAAAAAACAAAAAACGTTGGTATTAA
- the pruA gene encoding L-glutamate gamma-semialdehyde dehydrogenase, giving the protein MARGFFNVPKAVNEPVKGYAPGSPEREELLATYKSMFNSTIDVPMHINGEEVRTGNTRNITPPHDHKHVVGQYHTADKSHVDTAISTALAARQEWSSTSWTERATIFLKAAELLAGPYRAKMNAATMIAQSKNVHQAEIDAACEMIDFFRFNVQYMTDIFKDQPGSAPGIWNRVEYRPLEGFVYAISPFNFTSIAANLPASAALMGNVVVWKPSDHQAYSAQVIVDLFKEAGLPDGVINVVYGDPVMISDTVLSSPDFSGLHFTGSTHVFKDLWKQIGNNIHTYKTYPRIVGETGGKDFIWAHNSSNPLQVATAITRGAFEYQGQKCSAASRAYIPASMWEEVKGHLIAQTSELKMGSPEDTNNFVNAVIHEGSFDKIASYIDAAKTDADAEVIIGGNHDKSVGYFIEPTVIVAKSPTYATMTTELFGPVMTIFVYEDAEWEASLKLVDESTEYALTGAIFSTDRYIVEKASKALENAAGNFYINDKPTGAVVGQQPFGGGRASGTNDKAGSAQNLLRWTSVRLIKETLVTPTDYKYPFLG; this is encoded by the coding sequence ATGGCAAGAGGATTTTTTAATGTTCCAAAGGCAGTTAACGAACCTGTTAAAGGATACGCTCCAGGATCTCCAGAAAGAGAAGAGTTATTAGCAACGTATAAATCTATGTTCAATAGTACTATAGATGTACCAATGCATATTAACGGAGAGGAAGTTAGAACAGGAAATACTAGAAACATTACCCCTCCACACGATCATAAACACGTGGTTGGTCAATACCATACAGCAGATAAATCTCACGTAGATACTGCAATTAGTACTGCTTTAGCTGCAAGACAAGAATGGTCTAGCACAAGTTGGACAGAACGTGCAACTATCTTTTTAAAAGCTGCAGAATTATTAGCAGGTCCTTACCGTGCTAAAATGAATGCTGCAACTATGATTGCTCAGTCTAAAAATGTACACCAAGCTGAAATTGATGCAGCTTGTGAAATGATTGACTTTTTCCGTTTTAATGTTCAATACATGACTGACATTTTCAAAGATCAACCTGGTTCTGCTCCTGGAATATGGAATAGAGTAGAATACAGACCATTAGAAGGTTTTGTATATGCAATTTCACCTTTTAACTTTACATCTATTGCAGCTAATTTACCAGCATCTGCAGCTTTAATGGGGAACGTTGTTGTTTGGAAACCTTCTGATCATCAAGCTTACTCTGCACAAGTAATTGTAGATTTATTTAAAGAAGCTGGTTTACCTGATGGTGTAATTAATGTTGTATACGGTGATCCAGTAATGATTAGTGATACTGTTTTATCTTCTCCAGATTTCTCTGGATTACACTTTACAGGATCTACACACGTTTTCAAAGATTTATGGAAACAAATTGGAAACAACATTCACACGTATAAAACATACCCAAGAATTGTAGGAGAAACTGGTGGTAAAGATTTTATTTGGGCTCACAATTCATCTAACCCTTTACAAGTTGCAACTGCAATAACTAGAGGTGCTTTTGAATACCAAGGACAAAAATGTTCAGCAGCTTCACGTGCATACATCCCTGCTTCAATGTGGGAAGAAGTAAAAGGTCATTTAATAGCTCAAACTAGTGAATTAAAAATGGGATCTCCTGAAGACACTAATAACTTTGTTAATGCTGTTATTCATGAAGGTTCTTTTGATAAAATAGCTAGTTATATTGATGCTGCAAAAACTGACGCAGACGCTGAAGTTATTATTGGTGGAAACCATGATAAATCTGTAGGATACTTTATTGAACCTACAGTAATCGTTGCTAAATCTCCAACTTATGCAACAATGACAACTGAATTATTTGGCCCTGTTATGACTATTTTCGTTTACGAAGATGCAGAATGGGAAGCTTCATTAAAATTAGTTGATGAATCAACTGAATATGCATTAACTGGGGCAATTTTCTCTACTGACAGATACATTGTTGAAAAAGCATCAAAAGCTTTAGAAAATGCAGCAGGTAACTTCTATATTAACGACAAACCAACTGGTGCAGTTGTAGGACAACAGCCTTTTGGTGGAGGTAGAGCTTCCGGAACAAACGACAAAGCTGGTTCAGCTCAAAACTTGTTACGTTGGACATCTGTTCGTTTAATTAAAGAAACACTTGTAACTCCAACAGATTATAAATACCCTTTCTTAGGTTAA
- a CDS encoding NRDE family protein gives MCTVTYLPLGDHDFILTSNRDESPIRKTIPPKSYIENGVELTYPKDKLAGGTWVGLSNKKRLVCLLNGAFVKHNRTGNYKKSRGVIVKMLLKSDDVILEIRAFDFNEIEPFTVVLIDWEEKLSIFELIWDGEKIHFKDLDKKPKIWSSSMLYTNEMKQLREEWFANWLEKNKQFEQEDILNFHQDESKGNKETSLKMKRKYVETVSVTSIMKNNTTITMEYFDFLDAKNNLELLK, from the coding sequence ATGTGTACGGTAACTTATTTACCTTTAGGAGATCATGATTTTATATTAACATCAAATAGAGATGAAAGTCCAATTAGGAAAACGATTCCTCCAAAAAGCTATATTGAAAATGGAGTAGAGTTAACGTATCCTAAAGATAAATTAGCAGGAGGTACTTGGGTTGGATTAAGTAATAAAAAGCGATTAGTTTGTTTATTGAATGGTGCTTTTGTAAAACATAACAGAACTGGTAATTATAAGAAAAGCAGAGGTGTTATTGTGAAAATGTTACTAAAATCGGATGATGTAATTCTTGAAATTAGAGCGTTTGATTTTAATGAGATTGAACCATTTACTGTTGTTTTGATTGATTGGGAAGAGAAACTTTCTATTTTTGAATTGATTTGGGATGGAGAAAAAATACACTTTAAGGACTTAGATAAAAAACCTAAGATATGGTCGTCGTCAATGTTGTATACAAATGAAATGAAACAGCTTCGTGAAGAGTGGTTTGCAAATTGGTTAGAAAAGAATAAACAATTTGAGCAAGAAGATATTTTAAATTTTCATCAAGATGAATCAAAAGGGAATAAAGAAACTTCTTTAAAAATGAAGAGAAAATATGTGGAAACTGTAAGTGTAACTTCAATTATGAAGAATAATACTACTATAACTATGGAATATTTTGACTTTTTAGATGCTAAAAACAATTTAGAACTTTTAAAATAG
- a CDS encoding DUF3667 domain-containing protein produces MAKRNKLPIVKDPNCLNCGYPFNQNEKFCPECGQKNKGSKVTFGSFMREMFSGFFSWDAKFWRTLFPLLIKPGKVSKDYINGKRNKYTNPFRFYLATSIIFFILIGLKENYKKYQTLRSEKSMPSSELAINIGKGNKKAPLQYEVIKQLDNTNKLIDSIEKTNIPKDSISTDTINHNFINYDRSFIDGEKLQKFITFNKDNPNTDIDVALDSLKMKKNFSNRFWYSRSKIINGFMTNKNEAKKFTQKMVSYTSIALFLLLPIFTLSLKFLYIRRKFTYVEHLVFVFHIQTVFFLLLIIFTITSFFKVINSNQMLLTFLFLFLLYLFLAMKNFYKQKVIKTFIKFCFANFVFMLLTAFGIMAISTITFALY; encoded by the coding sequence ATGGCTAAAAGAAACAAGCTGCCAATTGTAAAAGATCCTAATTGCTTAAACTGTGGCTACCCCTTTAATCAAAATGAAAAATTCTGCCCTGAATGTGGTCAAAAAAATAAAGGAAGCAAAGTTACTTTTGGAAGTTTCATGCGTGAAATGTTTAGTGGCTTTTTCTCATGGGACGCTAAATTTTGGAGAACCTTATTCCCTTTACTAATTAAACCAGGGAAGGTGTCTAAAGACTATATAAACGGGAAACGTAATAAATACACCAACCCTTTTAGATTTTACCTAGCCACCTCTATTATATTTTTCATTTTAATAGGCTTAAAAGAGAATTACAAAAAATATCAAACTTTGAGAAGCGAGAAGAGCATGCCCTCTTCTGAATTGGCTATAAATATTGGCAAAGGAAACAAAAAAGCTCCTCTTCAATATGAAGTAATAAAACAATTAGACAATACTAATAAACTTATAGATTCTATTGAAAAAACAAACATCCCAAAAGACTCAATAAGCACTGACACTATTAATCATAATTTCATCAATTATGACAGGTCTTTTATTGACGGTGAAAAGCTTCAAAAATTTATCACTTTCAACAAAGACAATCCTAATACAGATATTGATGTAGCTCTTGACAGTTTAAAAATGAAAAAGAATTTTTCAAACAGGTTCTGGTATTCAAGAAGCAAAATTATTAATGGTTTTATGACTAACAAAAACGAAGCAAAGAAATTTACTCAAAAAATGGTTTCTTATACATCAATAGCTTTGTTTTTGTTACTTCCAATTTTTACGCTGTCATTAAAGTTTCTTTACATTCGACGTAAATTTACTTATGTAGAGCACTTAGTTTTTGTTTTCCATATTCAAACAGTATTCTTTTTACTCTTAATTATTTTTACAATAACTAGTTTTTTCAAAGTAATTAACAGTAATCAAATGTTACTAACTTTTTTATTCCTGTTTTTATTATACTTGTTTTTAGCTATGAAGAATTTCTACAAACAAAAAGTCATAAAAACTTTTATAAAGTTTTGCTTTGCAAATTTCGTTTTCATGCTATTAACTGCGTTTGGTATTATGGCAATTTCAACCATAACATTTGCATTATACTAG
- the apaG gene encoding Co2+/Mg2+ efflux protein ApaG yields the protein MFQQKTKGIKISVKTMYNGTIYRGYLPYYAFSYFITIENKSEKTVQLLERFWTIFDSLNNTEYIEGEGVIGQTPIITPNGVYNYKSNCFLLSSIGSMSGKYKMIDTNSSNEFFVKIPTFQLTTTPTLN from the coding sequence ATGTTTCAACAAAAAACAAAAGGCATAAAAATATCGGTAAAAACAATGTACAACGGAACCATATACCGTGGTTACCTCCCTTATTATGCTTTTAGTTACTTCATTACTATAGAAAACAAATCAGAAAAAACTGTTCAATTACTTGAGCGTTTCTGGACTATTTTCGATTCACTAAACAACACAGAATACATAGAAGGAGAAGGTGTTATAGGCCAAACACCTATCATTACACCTAATGGCGTGTACAACTACAAATCCAATTGTTTTCTACTGTCTTCAATAGGCTCTATGAGTGGAAAATATAAAATGATTGACACTAATTCTTCCAATGAGTTTTTTGTTAAAATACCAACTTTTCAACTTACTACAACACCAACTCTTAATTAA
- a CDS encoding DUF5103 domain-containing protein produces the protein MIRNIFILLFFLTINQIISQNIKTIQLRQVNNLNNFSPIVSLGNVLELSFDDLDADNKEYTYKIEHMTHDWKPSNMTSNQYINGFEQNTIINVTNSFNTLQPYTHYSVKLPNENTIITKSGNYLISILNEDYEVVFTRRCIFYENISTVGVSVIRSRNTSKNKQEQTVQFLVNHSNLPINNPSQEVKSVLIQNYDWSTAISNIPPLFIKPQQLIYNHTQITNFSGNNEFLNFDTKYARNTSLNISKVERNEVYNSYLFTDEPRANRPYTYNPDINGQFVIKTLDAQETNTEADYTLVHFSLFVEEEYTNEEVYVYGAFNNFELRKENKMTYNSSNNTYETAILLKQGFYNYSYAVINNSKEVNLSKVDGSFFQTENEYTAIIYYTPFGGFYDRVIGVGNGYFNQNR, from the coding sequence ATGATTAGAAATATTTTCATTTTACTTTTTTTTCTGACAATTAACCAAATTATTTCTCAGAATATCAAAACAATACAATTAAGACAAGTTAACAATTTAAATAATTTTAGTCCTATTGTTAGCTTAGGAAATGTATTAGAATTATCATTTGATGATTTAGATGCTGACAATAAAGAATACACTTATAAAATTGAACACATGACTCATGATTGGAAACCTAGTAACATGACTAGCAACCAATACATTAATGGATTTGAGCAAAACACAATTATAAATGTAACTAACTCTTTTAATACATTACAACCTTACACACATTACTCTGTAAAACTACCCAATGAAAATACTATAATAACTAAAAGTGGAAATTACTTAATATCAATATTAAATGAAGATTACGAAGTAGTATTTACGCGTCGTTGTATATTTTATGAAAACATTAGCACTGTAGGTGTTTCTGTTATCAGAAGTAGAAATACCTCAAAAAACAAACAAGAGCAAACAGTACAATTTTTAGTAAATCATTCTAATCTACCAATTAACAACCCAAGTCAAGAAGTAAAATCTGTTCTCATACAGAATTACGATTGGAGTACAGCTATTAGTAACATACCACCTCTTTTTATAAAACCTCAACAATTAATTTACAATCATACACAAATCACTAATTTCTCAGGGAATAACGAGTTTTTAAATTTCGACACTAAGTATGCAAGAAATACAAGTTTAAACATTTCCAAGGTAGAAAGAAATGAGGTATACAATTCATATTTATTTACTGATGAACCAAGAGCTAACAGACCTTACACATACAATCCAGATATTAATGGACAATTTGTTATAAAAACATTAGATGCTCAAGAAACGAACACTGAAGCTGATTACACACTTGTTCATTTTTCTCTTTTTGTCGAGGAAGAATATACTAACGAAGAAGTATACGTATATGGTGCTTTTAATAATTTTGAACTGAGAAAAGAGAATAAAATGACTTATAACAGCTCAAATAATACTTATGAAACCGCAATACTGCTTAAACAAGGGTTTTATAATTATTCTTATGCAGTTATTAACAATTCAAAAGAAGTTAACTTAAGTAAAGTAGACGGGTCATTCTTTCAAACTGAAAATGAATACACTGCCATTATTTACTACACCCCTTTTGGCGGTTTTTACGACAGAGTAATAGGAGTTGGCAACGGATATTTTAATCAAAATAGATAA
- a CDS encoding Na(+)-translocating NADH-quinone reductase subunit A: protein MSKDIRIKKGLDIKLVGEAEQVTTELSLGSVFAVRPDDFHGVIPKILAKEGTEVKAGEALFYNKSDERMLFPSPVSGKISEIVRGARRKVLAIKITADGKQEYKDFGKKDVEAMSGEEVKNHLFASGCWPFIKQRPYDVVANPNQAPKAIFVSAYASAPLAGDYDYSLKGKESELQVALTALTKLTAGKVHVSVGENVASSPFKDAKGVELHKVSGPHPVGNVSTQIAQIDPINKGEVVWVVTPQDLVVIGELLLTGKLNLRRTIALTGSKFNKPQYVTALAGAQIEDVVKGNLNADNARVISGNVLSGLQVSGNDFLGYYANQITAIPEGDDYELFGWNKPVFNKVSTSRALTFSWLNPKKKYDLNTNTNGEHRAFVVTGAFEEVFPLDIYPMQLLKACMYKDLDEMEGLGAYEIAPEDFALTEFICVSKQPHQKIIREGLDLMREELG, encoded by the coding sequence ATGTCAAAAGACATCCGTATTAAAAAGGGTTTGGATATCAAACTCGTTGGCGAAGCAGAACAGGTAACTACCGAACTTTCTTTAGGTAGTGTTTTTGCTGTAAGACCAGATGATTTTCACGGCGTTATTCCAAAAATTTTAGCAAAAGAAGGTACAGAAGTAAAAGCGGGAGAAGCACTTTTTTATAACAAAAGTGATGAGCGTATGTTATTTCCTAGTCCTGTAAGCGGAAAAATTTCAGAAATCGTTCGTGGAGCACGAAGAAAAGTTTTAGCAATTAAAATCACTGCTGATGGTAAGCAGGAATACAAAGATTTTGGTAAAAAAGATGTTGAGGCAATGTCTGGAGAAGAGGTGAAAAATCACCTTTTTGCTTCAGGGTGTTGGCCATTTATCAAACAACGTCCTTATGATGTGGTAGCCAATCCAAATCAAGCTCCAAAAGCAATTTTTGTATCCGCTTATGCTAGTGCACCTTTAGCAGGAGATTATGATTATTCCTTAAAAGGAAAAGAATCAGAATTGCAAGTTGCTTTAACAGCTTTAACAAAGTTAACAGCTGGAAAAGTACATGTTTCTGTTGGTGAAAATGTAGCTTCATCACCTTTTAAAGATGCGAAAGGAGTTGAGTTACATAAAGTTTCAGGACCACACCCAGTAGGGAATGTGAGTACTCAAATAGCACAAATTGATCCAATAAACAAAGGAGAAGTTGTTTGGGTAGTAACTCCGCAAGATTTAGTAGTAATTGGAGAATTGTTATTAACAGGGAAGTTGAACCTTAGAAGAACAATAGCCTTAACTGGATCTAAATTTAATAAACCTCAATATGTAACTGCTTTAGCAGGTGCTCAAATAGAGGATGTTGTTAAAGGGAATTTAAATGCTGATAATGCTCGTGTAATTAGCGGAAACGTTTTAAGTGGATTACAAGTAAGTGGTAATGATTTCTTAGGATACTATGCTAATCAAATTACTGCAATTCCTGAAGGAGATGATTATGAATTATTTGGTTGGAATAAACCAGTTTTTAATAAAGTATCAACTTCAAGAGCGTTAACATTTTCTTGGTTAAATCCTAAGAAAAAATACGATCTAAATACAAATACAAATGGAGAGCACAGAGCTTTTGTAGTGACAGGAGCTTTTGAAGAAGTATTTCCATTAGATATTTATCCTATGCAACTTTTAAAAGCTTGTATGTATAAAGATCTAGATGAAATGGAAGGGTTAGGAGCATATGAAATTGCACCTGAAGATTTTGCATTAACAGAATTTATTTGTGTATCTAAACAACCTCACCAGAAAATAATTCGTGAAGGATTAGATTTAATGAGAGAAGAACTAGGATAA
- a CDS encoding NADH:ubiquinone reductase (Na(+)-transporting) subunit B: MGLKQNLHNLKKKYEGTKMAPLFNGFHTFLYLPNETTHGGTHIKAADDLKRTMNTVIMALVPCLIFGMFNAGYQHNAAVNGFTEGMSFFSTAFWNLDNLFIGAVKILPLVLVSYVVGLAIEFVFCIIKGHEIEEGYLVTGMLVPLIVPIDLPLWMLAVAVAFGVVIGKEVFGGTGMNILNPALTIRAFLFFAYPTWMSGDKVWVEGARELAGTADAISGETVLGSLAQGKEFAFSTWDMFFGFIPGSVGETSTLLILLGALFLIFAKIGSWRIMLSAVIGALVMGLIFNQVVTLGWIGEGSKFFSLMNTTFWHHLLIGGFAFGVVYMATDPVTASQTNKGKWIYGFLIGFLSIMIRVFNPAYPEGVMLAILLMNVFAPTIDHYVVQGNVKRRLKRAKVKTA, translated from the coding sequence ATGGGCTTAAAACAAAATTTACATAATTTAAAAAAGAAGTATGAAGGAACCAAAATGGCACCGCTATTTAATGGTTTCCATACATTCTTATACCTGCCAAATGAAACGACTCACGGAGGAACTCATATAAAGGCAGCTGATGATTTAAAACGTACCATGAATACTGTAATTATGGCATTAGTGCCATGTTTAATTTTTGGGATGTTTAATGCAGGGTATCAACACAATGCAGCAGTAAATGGATTTACAGAAGGGATGTCTTTTTTTAGTACTGCCTTTTGGAATTTAGATAATTTATTTATTGGAGCAGTTAAAATTTTACCTTTAGTACTAGTATCATACGTAGTTGGTTTAGCTATAGAATTTGTTTTCTGTATTATAAAAGGACACGAGATAGAAGAAGGATATTTAGTAACGGGAATGTTAGTTCCGTTAATTGTACCTATTGATTTACCATTATGGATGCTAGCAGTAGCAGTAGCTTTTGGTGTTGTAATTGGTAAAGAAGTATTTGGAGGTACTGGAATGAATATTTTAAATCCAGCCTTAACAATTCGTGCATTTTTATTCTTTGCATATCCAACATGGATGTCAGGAGATAAAGTATGGGTTGAAGGAGCTAGAGAATTAGCTGGAACAGCTGATGCTATTTCAGGAGAAACAGTTTTAGGAAGCTTAGCTCAAGGGAAAGAATTTGCTTTTTCTACTTGGGATATGTTTTTTGGATTTATTCCTGGATCAGTAGGTGAAACTTCAACATTATTAATTTTATTGGGAGCTTTGTTTTTAATTTTTGCAAAAATTGGAAGTTGGAGAATTATGTTGTCTGCAGTAATAGGAGCTTTAGTAATGGGATTAATTTTTAATCAAGTTGTAACATTAGGATGGATAGGTGAAGGAAGTAAATTCTTTAGTTTAATGAATACTACTTTTTGGCACCATTTATTAATTGGAGGTTTTGCATTTGGAGTAGTTTATATGGCTACAGATCCAGTAACAGCTTCACAAACTAATAAAGGGAAATGGATTTACGGTTTCTTAATAGGTTTTTTATCTATAATGATTCGTGTATTCAATCCAGCATACCCAGAAGGAGTAATGTTAGCTATTTTATTAATGAACGTTTTTGCTCCAACAATTGATCACTATGTGGTTCAAGGTAATGTAAAGAGAAGATTAAAACGTGCTAAAGTTAAAACTGCCTAA
- a CDS encoding Na(+)-translocating NADH-quinone reductase subunit C, translated as MSKRTDSNGYTLLFAIGMVLVVGALLAFTASSLRPMIDANKRIEKQQNILYAMGVNENDESSAIFVSKEKVAEEFSKYIKKQLVIEGDNTTEDTKAYLIDVKKEQTAAKAGKVRKLPLFIGEKDGKTFYIAPIRGKGLWDAIWGYVAMDKDMVVQGAFFDHKGETPGLGANIKQRYFMDDFIGENLKSNGSFKGITVSKSNNDPKNEDKNDNEVDAIAGATITGDGVAAMIKSELGLYVPYFKTLK; from the coding sequence ATGAGTAAGAGAACAGATAGTAATGGATACACACTACTTTTTGCCATTGGTATGGTATTAGTAGTAGGAGCGTTGTTAGCTTTTACAGCTTCATCACTTCGCCCAATGATAGACGCTAATAAGCGTATTGAAAAGCAACAAAATATTTTGTATGCAATGGGAGTAAATGAAAATGATGAAAGTAGCGCAATCTTTGTGTCAAAAGAAAAGGTAGCTGAAGAGTTTTCTAAATATATTAAAAAGCAATTAGTTATTGAAGGTGATAATACTACTGAAGATACTAAAGCTTATTTAATAGATGTTAAAAAAGAACAAACAGCTGCTAAAGCTGGTAAGGTAAGAAAATTGCCTTTGTTTATTGGAGAAAAAGATGGTAAAACGTTTTATATAGCACCAATTAGAGGAAAAGGTCTTTGGGACGCTATATGGGGTTACGTTGCTATGGATAAGGATATGGTAGTTCAAGGTGCATTCTTTGATCACAAAGGAGAAACACCAGGTTTAGGAGCTAACATTAAGCAACGCTATTTTATGGATGATTTCATCGGAGAAAATTTAAAAAGTAATGGTTCTTTCAAAGGAATTACTGTTTCTAAATCAAATAATGACCCGAAGAACGAAGATAAAAATGATAACGAGGTAGATGCAATTGCAGGAGCAACTATTACTGGAGACGGTGTTGCAGCAATGATTAAATCTGAACTAGGTTTATACGTACCTTACTTTAAAACATTAAAATAA
- a CDS encoding NADH:ubiquinone reductase (Na(+)-transporting) subunit D, protein MGLLSKKDAALITDPLADNNPITIQVLGICSALAITAELQASIVMSVSVLFVLGIGNVVISLLRNIIPSKIRIIVQLIVVAALVIIVDQVLKAFAYELSKTLSVFVGLIITNCIIMGRFEAFALGNGPWRSFLDGIGNALGYAVILIAVGFFRELLGSGTLLGFKVLGDPIEKTGLYSIGYENNGFMLLSPMALIVVGIIIWVQRSRNKALIED, encoded by the coding sequence ATGGGACTTTTATCAAAAAAAGACGCAGCATTAATTACTGACCCATTAGCAGATAATAATCCAATTACAATTCAAGTATTGGGTATATGTTCAGCATTAGCAATTACTGCTGAATTACAAGCATCTATTGTAATGTCAGTATCTGTATTGTTTGTATTAGGAATAGGAAATGTTGTAATTTCTTTATTAAGAAATATTATTCCTTCAAAAATTAGAATTATTGTACAGTTAATCGTAGTAGCAGCTTTAGTAATTATAGTTGATCAAGTATTAAAAGCTTTTGCTTATGAATTAAGTAAAACACTTTCGGTATTCGTAGGGTTAATTATTACGAACTGTATTATTATGGGACGTTTTGAAGCTTTTGCTTTAGGAAACGGGCCTTGGAGGTCATTCTTAGATGGAATTGGAAATGCTTTAGGATATGCAGTGATTTTAATTGCTGTAGGTTTCTTCAGAGAATTGTTAGGTTCAGGTACTTTGCTAGGATTTAAAGTATTAGGAGACCCAATTGAAAAAACTGGATTATATTCTATTGGATACGAAAATAACGGATTTATGTTATTATCACCAATGGCATTAATTGTTGTAGGTATTATTATTTGGGTACAACGTAGTAGAAACAAAGCATTAATCGAGGATTAA